In a genomic window of Sutcliffiella sp. FSL R7-0096:
- a CDS encoding cysteine desulfurase family protein encodes MIYLDNSATTKPYKEVLNSFLTVSTDYYGNPSSIHSMGGEAEKLLHRSRETIASILNVSHKEVIFTSGGTESNNLAIKGSALSKKSMGNHIITTSVEHPSVSNAIKDLEAEGFDVTILPVDKDGRISTEQVEDAIRKETVLISIIHVNNETGVIQPVKEIGELLANYPQVTFHVDHIQGIGKVTLNMENIDLCSLSAHKFHGLKGNGILIAKSGVKLHPILSGGNQEWTLRSGTENVAGIVAMTKALRMTVEKGENSRSEMQALKNFCIHELKKMDGVFLHTPETHSAPHIINFSVPGIKSEVLVHALGTKKVFVSTTSACSSKRRAPSKTLMAMGVSREKAESAIRVSMTYHTTKQEILTFLHELEDAIITIKDVTR; translated from the coding sequence ATGATTTATTTAGACAATAGCGCAACAACAAAACCATATAAAGAAGTACTTAATTCATTTCTGACGGTTTCAACGGATTATTACGGAAATCCTTCCTCCATCCATTCGATGGGAGGAGAGGCGGAGAAGCTGCTGCACCGATCCCGTGAGACCATTGCTTCTATTTTGAATGTTTCTCATAAGGAAGTCATTTTCACATCTGGCGGAACCGAGAGCAATAACCTTGCAATTAAAGGAAGCGCTCTTAGTAAAAAAAGCATGGGGAACCATATTATCACTACGTCAGTAGAACATCCATCTGTCAGCAATGCGATAAAGGATTTAGAGGCGGAAGGGTTTGACGTTACGATCTTGCCTGTTGATAAGGATGGAAGGATCTCCACCGAACAAGTGGAGGATGCAATAAGGAAAGAAACAGTCCTTATCTCCATTATTCACGTGAATAATGAGACGGGAGTCATTCAACCCGTAAAAGAAATCGGTGAACTCCTTGCAAACTATCCACAAGTAACCTTCCATGTAGACCACATACAGGGAATTGGGAAAGTTACATTAAATATGGAAAACATCGATCTTTGCTCCCTTTCAGCCCACAAATTTCATGGCCTGAAAGGAAATGGGATCCTCATCGCTAAAAGTGGGGTGAAACTCCACCCGATCCTTAGTGGGGGAAATCAGGAATGGACATTGCGTTCGGGAACCGAGAATGTTGCTGGAATTGTGGCAATGACCAAGGCACTTAGGATGACAGTGGAAAAAGGTGAGAACAGCCGATCGGAAATGCAGGCATTGAAGAATTTCTGTATACATGAGTTGAAGAAAATGGATGGTGTGTTCCTTCATACGCCAGAAACTCATTCCGCTCCGCATATCATTAACTTTTCAGTACCTGGCATCAAGTCAGAAGTGTTGGTACATGCACTTGGAACAAAGAAGGTATTCGTTTCCACCACTTCTGCTTGCTCTTCAAAACGAAGAGCGCCAAGTAAGACATTGATGGCAATGGGTGTTTCCAGGGAAAAGGCAGAAAGCGCGATTAGGGTGAGCATGACTTATCATACAACCAAGCAGGAAATTCTAACATTTCTTCATGAACTGGAAGATGCAATTATTACTATAAAAGATGTAACGAGGTAA
- the brnQ gene encoding branched-chain amino acid transport system II carrier protein, with translation MQRKYTNKDILVLGLMLFALFLGAGNMIFPPLLGQAAGENVGMSVIGFLITGVGLPLLGVMAIAYTGGDLQTLANRVNPIFGIIFTIIMYLAIGPFFGIPRTGTVAFEIGATPFLPETVNPQGWALFLFTILFFAITYYLALNPTKLVDRIGKILTPILLTVIGILVVKSIVTPMGAIGAPSEGYQSSPFFKGFLEGYLTMDTIAALVFGIVVISAIKDKGVTDKKTITSLCLKAGFIAAIGLTIVYAGLSYLGATSVDAIGAAGNGGQILSGSANYLFGSIGAVILGLAITFACLTTSVGLVSATSKFFSKIMPSVSYKAFVAILSIFSLIVSNVGLEQLIAFSLPVLIMIYPLAIVLILLSFYRWRNESYVYGFALLFTGIVSFVDGLAIADINITFLQDIFSFLPLYSEGVGWLIPAIIGALIGMLVGALTTKQSKESIA, from the coding sequence ATGCAAAGAAAATATACAAATAAGGATATATTGGTATTGGGGCTTATGCTTTTTGCCTTATTCCTTGGAGCAGGGAATATGATCTTCCCTCCATTACTTGGACAGGCAGCCGGAGAAAACGTTGGCATGTCCGTCATCGGATTCCTGATAACCGGGGTGGGGCTTCCACTTCTCGGAGTAATGGCAATTGCTTACACCGGAGGCGACCTCCAAACGCTTGCCAATCGCGTAAACCCAATTTTCGGAATTATTTTTACTATCATCATGTACTTGGCGATCGGGCCATTCTTTGGAATTCCACGTACAGGGACCGTGGCATTTGAAATAGGAGCAACGCCATTTCTGCCTGAAACGGTAAACCCACAGGGCTGGGCGCTATTTCTCTTCACCATTTTATTCTTTGCGATAACATATTATTTAGCTCTTAATCCTACAAAGCTAGTGGATCGAATCGGAAAAATCCTTACTCCTATTTTATTGACGGTTATTGGGATTCTGGTTGTAAAAAGCATTGTCACACCAATGGGGGCTATCGGTGCCCCATCGGAAGGGTACCAAAGTTCCCCGTTCTTTAAAGGGTTCCTTGAAGGCTATCTGACAATGGACACCATTGCAGCTCTAGTTTTCGGAATTGTTGTAATTTCGGCAATTAAAGATAAAGGTGTAACCGATAAAAAGACAATTACTTCTCTTTGCTTAAAAGCTGGCTTCATTGCTGCTATCGGTCTGACTATCGTTTATGCAGGCCTGTCCTATCTTGGTGCAACGAGTGTTGACGCAATCGGGGCAGCAGGAAATGGTGGCCAAATCCTTTCAGGGTCCGCTAATTATCTGTTCGGATCCATCGGTGCAGTCATTCTTGGCCTGGCAATTACATTTGCTTGCTTGACTACCTCTGTTGGATTGGTTTCTGCGACAAGTAAATTCTTTTCCAAAATTATGCCATCCGTATCCTATAAAGCGTTTGTTGCGATTTTAAGTATCTTCAGTTTAATCGTCTCAAACGTCGGACTGGAACAGCTGATTGCGTTCTCATTACCGGTATTAATCATGATCTATCCTTTAGCGATTGTGTTGATTCTTTTATCCTTCTATCGATGGAGAAATGAATCCTACGTTTATGGGTTTGCGCTTTTATTCACAGGGATTGTAAGTTTTGTGGACGGCTTGGCTATTGCTGACATCAACATTACTTTCCTACAAGATATCTTCAGTTTCCTTCCATTATACAGTGAAGGTGTTGGCTGGTTGATACCTGCCATCATCGGGGCGCTTATTGGAATGTTGGTCGGTGCTTTGACTACGAAACAATCAAAAGAGAGCATTGCTTAA
- the ezrA gene encoding septation ring formation regulator EzrA has product MEIIIGILALVVIFISVSYLRRKKIYEEVDRLETWKVSIMNKPVSEELSKVKDLNMTGQTEELFENWRYQWDDILSTELVSIEEYLFDAEDYVDKYRFKKAKEILSIADDKLRDIEIKIKSIYDELDDLIGSQAKSVEQNEKLEGKYAGLKKQLLNQRHQYGSTTPLLEKELEQIEQLFVEFNEAISNGNYLVARELITKIEIELSGFEVKLEHIPGLLIDCQSVIPSQLAEVETGYNEMLAEGYILDHVNLEESLTGLQDKMKQTSKLLMETKAMEAKEGIEVIKAEMDELYDQIEKEVLAKHFVVKELPAVEAILTALSSASEKTRQETYMVQESYQLQEEDIQTQRKIEESMLALNDRYEKLSGHLKEQTIAFTILKEELEDICEQINSLQGIHQQYMDILMALRKDEMAARDQLNSLRRMLFEVKRSIEKSNIPGLPKNVYQDLSLANDQLKEVMDKLEEKPLNIVDVNAILHQAVASVEKCHGEALEILDHAYLAESVIQYGNRYRSKHPSVHESLVEAEQLFRNYEYKNALEEAATSLEKVEPGVMKKIEKILDKES; this is encoded by the coding sequence ATGGAAATAATCATTGGGATTTTAGCACTAGTAGTTATATTTATCAGTGTAAGCTATTTAAGAAGAAAGAAGATTTATGAAGAAGTGGATCGACTGGAAACGTGGAAAGTTTCTATCATGAACAAGCCCGTATCCGAAGAGCTTTCCAAAGTGAAAGATTTGAATATGACTGGCCAGACGGAGGAATTGTTCGAGAACTGGCGTTATCAGTGGGATGATATCTTGTCTACAGAGCTTGTTAGCATCGAGGAATATCTTTTTGATGCAGAAGATTATGTGGACAAATACCGATTTAAAAAAGCCAAAGAAATATTGTCGATAGCAGATGACAAATTGCGTGATATCGAAATTAAAATTAAATCCATTTATGATGAACTGGATGATTTGATAGGTAGCCAGGCAAAGAGTGTGGAGCAAAACGAAAAGCTGGAAGGAAAGTATGCCGGCTTAAAGAAACAGCTTTTAAATCAACGTCATCAATACGGAAGTACTACGCCTTTATTGGAAAAAGAATTGGAACAGATCGAGCAACTCTTCGTAGAATTCAATGAGGCAATATCCAATGGTAACTACTTGGTTGCCAGAGAGTTGATTACTAAAATCGAAATAGAACTGTCAGGCTTTGAAGTGAAATTAGAGCATATTCCAGGCCTTCTGATAGACTGCCAGTCCGTGATTCCAAGTCAGCTTGCCGAAGTGGAGACAGGTTACAACGAAATGTTGGCAGAAGGATATATCCTAGATCACGTTAATCTTGAGGAGAGTCTAACAGGTCTACAAGATAAGATGAAACAGACTTCCAAGCTTCTGATGGAAACGAAAGCTATGGAAGCAAAAGAAGGTATTGAGGTTATTAAAGCAGAAATGGACGAGCTATACGATCAAATAGAGAAGGAAGTCCTGGCAAAGCATTTTGTCGTCAAGGAGCTTCCGGCTGTTGAAGCAATTCTTACCGCCTTATCTTCCGCAAGCGAGAAGACAAGACAGGAAACCTATATGGTACAGGAAAGCTATCAGCTTCAAGAAGAGGACATTCAGACGCAACGCAAGATTGAAGAATCAATGCTAGCACTTAATGATCGTTATGAAAAGCTGAGTGGTCATCTGAAAGAACAGACCATTGCCTTCACCATCCTGAAAGAAGAGCTGGAGGATATTTGTGAACAGATAAATTCTCTTCAGGGAATTCATCAACAGTATATGGATATTTTGATGGCTTTACGAAAAGACGAAATGGCAGCAAGAGATCAGTTGAATTCTTTAAGAAGGATGTTATTTGAAGTAAAGCGTTCCATTGAAAAAAGTAATATCCCAGGGTTGCCAAAAAACGTCTATCAAGATTTATCCTTAGCTAACGATCAGTTGAAAGAAGTGATGGATAAGCTAGAAGAAAAGCCATTGAATATAGTGGATGTTAATGCCATCCTGCATCAAGCTGTGGCAAGTGTGGAGAAATGCCATGGGGAAGCATTGGAAATCCTAGACCATGCTTATCTAGCAGAAAGCGTCATTCAATATGGAAATAGATATCGCAGCAAGCATCCTTCGGTTCATGAAAGCTTGGTAGAGGCAGAGCAGTTGTTTAGAAATTACGAATATAAGAACGCTTTGGAAGAAGCTGCAACATCTTTGGAAAAGGTGGAACCGGGCGTCATGAAGAAAATTGAAAAGATTTTAGATAAGGAGAGTTAG